The Elephas maximus indicus isolate mEleMax1 chromosome 19, mEleMax1 primary haplotype, whole genome shotgun sequence genome contains a region encoding:
- the LLGL2 gene encoding LLGL scribble cell polarity complex component 2 isoform X3, translated as MRRFLRSGPDPERERLKRELFQFNKTVEHGFPHQPSALGYSPSLRLLAIGTRSGAIKLYGAPGVEFMGLHRENNAVVQIHFLLGQCQLVTLLDDNSLHLWSLKVKAGVSELQEEESFTLRSPPGAAPSATQITVVLPHSSRELLYLGTESGDVFVVQLPAFRALEDKTVSSDAVLQRLPEEARHRRVFEMVEALQEHPRDPNQILVGYSRGLVVVWDLRGSRVLYHFLSSQQLENVCWQRDGCLIVSCHSDGSYCQWPMSGDVQQPEPLPSYMPYGPFPCKAITKIFWLTTKKGLPFTIFQGGMPRASYGDRHCISVIHGSQQTAFDFTSRVIDFTVLAEADPTAAFDDPYALVVLAEEELVVIDLKVAGWPLVQPPYLASLHCSAITCSHHVSNIPLKLWERVITAGSRQSTQFSSMEWPIDGGTNLAPAPPQRDLLLTGHEDGTVRFWDASGVCLRLLYKLSTVPVFLTDADPNESLHTQGEDEWPPLRKVGSFDPYSDDPRLGIQKIFLCKYSGYLAVAGTAGQVLVLELNDEAAEHTVEQVEADLLQDQEGYRWKGHERLCARRGPVHFEPGFQPFVLVQCQPPAVVTSLALHSEWRLVAFGTSHGFGLVDHQQRRQVFVKCTLHPSDQLALEGPLSRVKSLKKSLRQSFRRIRRSRASTRKRRPAGLPGEVPEAKTERAGLQNMELAPVQRKIEARSAEDSFTGFVRTLYFADTYLRDSSRHCPSLWAGTNGGTVYAFSLRVPPAERRMDEPVRAEQTKEIQLMHRAPVVGILVLDGHSVPLPEPLEVAHDLSKSPDMQGSHQLLVVSEEQFKVLCRGRCLHYPRSVPS; from the exons ACCGTGGAGCATGGCTTCCCGCACCAGCCCAGCGCCCTTGGCTACAGCCCCTCACTGCGCTTGCTGGCCATTGGCACTCGCTCTGGAGCCATCAAGCT CTACGGCGCCCCTGGGGTAGAATTCATGGGACTGCATCGTGAGAACAACGCCGTGGTGCAGATCCACTTCCTGCTTGGACAG TGCCAGCTGGTCACCCTCTTGGACGACAACAGCCTGCATCTCTGGAGCCTGAAGGTCAAGGCTGGGGTCTCGGAGCTGCAGGAGGAGGAGAGCTTTACACTGCGCAGCCCCCCGGG GGCCGCCCCCAGTGCCACACAGATCACTGTGGTCCTGCCACACTCCTCCCGTGAGCTGCTGTACCTGGGCACTGAGAGTGGTGACGTGTTTGTGGTGCAGCTGCCGGCCTTCCGCGCGCTAGAGGACAAGACTGTCAGCTCAGACGCCGTGCTGCAGCG GTTGCCAGAGGAGGCCCGTCACCGGCGGGTGTTTGAGATGGTGGAGGCCCTGCAGGAGCACCCTCGAGACCCCAATCAGATCCTGGTCGGCTATAGCCGGGGCCTCGTCGTTGTCTGGGACCTGCGGGGCAGCCGTGTGCTCTACCACTTCCTTAGCAGCCAG CAACTGGAGAACGTCTGCTGGCAGCGTGATGGCTGTCTGATTGTCAGCTGCCATTCTGACGGCAGCTACTGCCAGTGGCCCATGTCTGGTGATGTCCAGCAACCGGAGCCCTTGCCCAGCTACATGCCTTACG GTCCCTTTCCTTGCAAAGCTATTACCAAAATCTTCTGGCTGACTACCAAGAAGGG GTTGCCCTTCACCATCTTCCAGGGTGGCATGCCAAGGGCCAGCTATGGGGACCGCCACTGCATCTCGGTGATCCATGGCAGCCAGCAGACGGCCTTTGACTTCACCTCCCGTGTCATTGACTTCACGGTCCTCGCCGAGGCGGACCCCACGGCTG CCTTTGACGACCCCTACGCCCTGGTGGTGCTGGCCGAGGAGGAGCTGGTGGTGATTGACCTGAAGGTGGCCGGCTGGCCACTAGTGCAGCCACCCTACCTGGCTTCCCTGCACTGCTCCGCCATCACCTGCTCCCACCACGTCTCCAACATCCCCCTGAAGCTGTGGGAGCGCGTCATCACTGCCGGCAGCCGGCAGAGCACGCAGTTCTCCAGCATG GAGTGGCCCATTGATGGGGGCACCAACctggccccagccccaccccagaggGACCTGCTGCTCACGGG GCATGAGGACGGCACTGTGCGGTTCTGGGATGCCTCGGGCGTCTGCTTGCGGCTCCTCTACAAGCTCAGCACCGTACCAGTGTTCCTCACTGATGCGGACCCCAACGAGAGCCTCCACACTCAGGGCGAGGATGAGTGGCCCCCACTACGCAAG GTGGGCTCTTTCGACCCCTACAGTGATGACCCTCGGCTGGGCATCCAGAAGATTTTCCTCTGCAAATACAGCGGCTACCTGGCTGTGGCGGGCACAGCAGGGCAG GTGCTGGTGCTGGAGCTGAACGACGAGGCTGCGGAGCACACAGTGGAGCAGGTAGAGGCAGACCTGCTGCAGGACCAGGAGGGCTACCGCTGGAAGGGGCACGAACGCCTGTGTGCCCGCCGGGGGCCTGTGCACTTCGAACCCggcttccagccttttgtgctggTGCAGTGCCAGCCCCCGGCCGTTGTCACCTCCCTGGCCCTACATTCCGAGTGGCGGCTTGTGGCCTTTGGCACCAGCCATGGCTTCGGCCTCGTCGACCACCAGCAGCGGCGGCAGGTCTTTGTCAA GTGCACGCTGCATCCCAGTGACCAGCTGGCCTTGGAGGGCCCCCTGTCCCGTGTGAAGTCCCTGAAGAAATCCCTGCGCCAGTCATTCCGCCGGATACGCCGCAGCAGGGCATCCACCCGGAAGCGGCGGCCAGCTGGCCTCCCAGGAGAG GTGCCAGAGGCCAAGACAGAGCGCGCTGGCCTGCAGAACATGGAGCTGGCACCTGTGCAGCGCAAGATCGAGGCCCGCTCGGCCGAGGACTCCTTCACCGGCTTTGTCCGCACCCTCTACTTTGCCGACACCTACCTGAGGGACA GCTCCCGCCACTGCCCGTCACTGTGGGCTGGCACCAATGGCGGTACTGTCTACGCCTTCTCCCTGCGCGTGCCCCCTGCCGAGCGGAGGATGGATGAGCCCGTGCGGGCAGAGCAGA CCAAGGAGATCCAGCTGATGCACCGTGCACCTGTGGTGGGCATCCTAGTGCTGGACGGACACAGCGTGCCCCTTCCAGAGCCCCTGGAGGTGGCCCACGACCTGTCAAAGAGCCCAGACATGCAAGGAAGTCACCAGCTACTGGTTGTGTCGGAGGAGCAGTTCAAGGTGCTGTGTAGGGGGAG GTGTTTACACTACCCAAGGTCAGTgccaagctga
- the LLGL2 gene encoding LLGL scribble cell polarity complex component 2 isoform X2 codes for MRRFLRSGPDPERERLKRELFQFNKTVEHGFPHQPSALGYSPSLRLLAIGTRSGAIKLYGAPGVEFMGLHRENNAVVQIHFLLGQCQLVTLLDDNSLHLWSLKVKAGVSELQEEESFTLRSPPGAAPSATQITVVLPHSSRELLYLGTESGDVFVVQLPAFRALEDKTVSSDAVLQRLPEEARHRRVFEMVEALQEHPRDPNQILVGYSRGLVVVWDLRGSRVLYHFLSSQQLENVCWQRDGCLIVSCHSDGSYCQWPMSGDVQQPEPLPSYMPYGPFPCKAITKIFWLTTKKGLPFTIFQGGMPRASYGDRHCISVIHGSQQTAFDFTSRVIDFTVLAEADPTAAFDDPYALVVLAEEELVVIDLKVAGWPLVQPPYLASLHCSAITCSHHVSNIPLKLWERVITAGSRQSTQFSSMEWPIDGGTNLAPAPPQRDLLLTGHEDGTVRFWDASGVCLRLLYKLSTVPVFLTDADPNESLHTQGEDEWPPLRKVGSFDPYSDDPRLGIQKIFLCKYSGYLAVAGTAGQVLVLELNDEAAEHTVEQVEADLLQDQEGYRWKGHERLCARRGPVHFEPGFQPFVLVQCQPPAVVTSLALHSEWRLVAFGTSHGFGLVDHQQRRQVFVKCTLHPSDQLALEGPLSRVKSLKKSLRQSFRRIRRSRASTRKRRPAGLPGEVPEAKTERAGLQNMELAPVQRKIEARSAEDSFTGFVRTLYFADTYLRDSSRHCPSLWAGTNGGTVYAFSLRVPPAERRMDEPVRAEQTKEIQLMHRAPVVGILVLDGHSVPLPEPLEVAHDLSKSPDMQGSHQLLVVSEEQFKVFTLPKVSAKLKLKLTALEGSRVRRVSVAHFGSCRTEDYGEHHLAVLTNLGDVQVVSLPLLKPQVRFSCIRREDVSGIASCVFTKYGQGFYLISPSEFERFSLSTKWLVEPRCLVESAETKNHSCPHNGAGHEKAVGRARNSGSQSDGEERMPGPVMEHALLNDERVLKEIQSTLEGDRASYGDWHSRRMAVGYSLSNGGE; via the exons ACCGTGGAGCATGGCTTCCCGCACCAGCCCAGCGCCCTTGGCTACAGCCCCTCACTGCGCTTGCTGGCCATTGGCACTCGCTCTGGAGCCATCAAGCT CTACGGCGCCCCTGGGGTAGAATTCATGGGACTGCATCGTGAGAACAACGCCGTGGTGCAGATCCACTTCCTGCTTGGACAG TGCCAGCTGGTCACCCTCTTGGACGACAACAGCCTGCATCTCTGGAGCCTGAAGGTCAAGGCTGGGGTCTCGGAGCTGCAGGAGGAGGAGAGCTTTACACTGCGCAGCCCCCCGGG GGCCGCCCCCAGTGCCACACAGATCACTGTGGTCCTGCCACACTCCTCCCGTGAGCTGCTGTACCTGGGCACTGAGAGTGGTGACGTGTTTGTGGTGCAGCTGCCGGCCTTCCGCGCGCTAGAGGACAAGACTGTCAGCTCAGACGCCGTGCTGCAGCG GTTGCCAGAGGAGGCCCGTCACCGGCGGGTGTTTGAGATGGTGGAGGCCCTGCAGGAGCACCCTCGAGACCCCAATCAGATCCTGGTCGGCTATAGCCGGGGCCTCGTCGTTGTCTGGGACCTGCGGGGCAGCCGTGTGCTCTACCACTTCCTTAGCAGCCAG CAACTGGAGAACGTCTGCTGGCAGCGTGATGGCTGTCTGATTGTCAGCTGCCATTCTGACGGCAGCTACTGCCAGTGGCCCATGTCTGGTGATGTCCAGCAACCGGAGCCCTTGCCCAGCTACATGCCTTACG GTCCCTTTCCTTGCAAAGCTATTACCAAAATCTTCTGGCTGACTACCAAGAAGGG GTTGCCCTTCACCATCTTCCAGGGTGGCATGCCAAGGGCCAGCTATGGGGACCGCCACTGCATCTCGGTGATCCATGGCAGCCAGCAGACGGCCTTTGACTTCACCTCCCGTGTCATTGACTTCACGGTCCTCGCCGAGGCGGACCCCACGGCTG CCTTTGACGACCCCTACGCCCTGGTGGTGCTGGCCGAGGAGGAGCTGGTGGTGATTGACCTGAAGGTGGCCGGCTGGCCACTAGTGCAGCCACCCTACCTGGCTTCCCTGCACTGCTCCGCCATCACCTGCTCCCACCACGTCTCCAACATCCCCCTGAAGCTGTGGGAGCGCGTCATCACTGCCGGCAGCCGGCAGAGCACGCAGTTCTCCAGCATG GAGTGGCCCATTGATGGGGGCACCAACctggccccagccccaccccagaggGACCTGCTGCTCACGGG GCATGAGGACGGCACTGTGCGGTTCTGGGATGCCTCGGGCGTCTGCTTGCGGCTCCTCTACAAGCTCAGCACCGTACCAGTGTTCCTCACTGATGCGGACCCCAACGAGAGCCTCCACACTCAGGGCGAGGATGAGTGGCCCCCACTACGCAAG GTGGGCTCTTTCGACCCCTACAGTGATGACCCTCGGCTGGGCATCCAGAAGATTTTCCTCTGCAAATACAGCGGCTACCTGGCTGTGGCGGGCACAGCAGGGCAG GTGCTGGTGCTGGAGCTGAACGACGAGGCTGCGGAGCACACAGTGGAGCAGGTAGAGGCAGACCTGCTGCAGGACCAGGAGGGCTACCGCTGGAAGGGGCACGAACGCCTGTGTGCCCGCCGGGGGCCTGTGCACTTCGAACCCggcttccagccttttgtgctggTGCAGTGCCAGCCCCCGGCCGTTGTCACCTCCCTGGCCCTACATTCCGAGTGGCGGCTTGTGGCCTTTGGCACCAGCCATGGCTTCGGCCTCGTCGACCACCAGCAGCGGCGGCAGGTCTTTGTCAA GTGCACGCTGCATCCCAGTGACCAGCTGGCCTTGGAGGGCCCCCTGTCCCGTGTGAAGTCCCTGAAGAAATCCCTGCGCCAGTCATTCCGCCGGATACGCCGCAGCAGGGCATCCACCCGGAAGCGGCGGCCAGCTGGCCTCCCAGGAGAG GTGCCAGAGGCCAAGACAGAGCGCGCTGGCCTGCAGAACATGGAGCTGGCACCTGTGCAGCGCAAGATCGAGGCCCGCTCGGCCGAGGACTCCTTCACCGGCTTTGTCCGCACCCTCTACTTTGCCGACACCTACCTGAGGGACA GCTCCCGCCACTGCCCGTCACTGTGGGCTGGCACCAATGGCGGTACTGTCTACGCCTTCTCCCTGCGCGTGCCCCCTGCCGAGCGGAGGATGGATGAGCCCGTGCGGGCAGAGCAGA CCAAGGAGATCCAGCTGATGCACCGTGCACCTGTGGTGGGCATCCTAGTGCTGGACGGACACAGCGTGCCCCTTCCAGAGCCCCTGGAGGTGGCCCACGACCTGTCAAAGAGCCCAGACATGCAAGGAAGTCACCAGCTACTGGTTGTGTCGGAGGAGCAGTTCAAG GTGTTTACACTACCCAAGGTCAGTgccaagctgaagctgaagctgaCGGCCCTGGAGGGCTCGCGGGTGCGGCGGGTCAGCGTGGCCCACTTCGGCAGCTGTCGAACTGAGGATTATGGGGAGCATCACCTGGCTGTCCTCACCAACCTGGGCGACGTCCAGGTGGTCTCGCTGCCCCTGCTCAAGCCCCAGGTGCGCTTCAGCTGCATCCGCCGGGAGGATGTTAGTGGCATCGCCTCCTGTGTCTTCACCAAATATGGCCAAG GTTTCTACCTGATCTCCCCCTCGGAGTTTGAGCGCTTCTCTCTCTCCACTAAGTGGCTGGTTGAGCCCCGGTGTCTGGTGGAATCAGCAGAAACCAAGAACCACAGTTGCCCCCACAATGGGGCGGGCCATGAGAAGGCTGTGGGCCGAGCCAG GAACTCAGGGAGCCAGAGTGATGGAGAGG AGAGGATGCCAGGCCCCGTGATGGAGCACGCGCTGCTCAATGACGAGA GAGTGCTGAAGGAGATCCAGAGCACACTGGAGGGAGACCGAGC GAGCTATGGGGATTGGCATTCCCGGAGAATGGCGGTGGGGTACAGCCTCAGCAATGGAGGAG AGTGA
- the LLGL2 gene encoding LLGL scribble cell polarity complex component 2 isoform X1: protein MRRFLRSGPDPERERLKRELFQFNKTVEHGFPHQPSALGYSPSLRLLAIGTRSGAIKLYGAPGVEFMGLHRENNAVVQIHFLLGQCQLVTLLDDNSLHLWSLKVKAGVSELQEEESFTLRSPPGAAPSATQITVVLPHSSRELLYLGTESGDVFVVQLPAFRALEDKTVSSDAVLQRLPEEARHRRVFEMVEALQEHPRDPNQILVGYSRGLVVVWDLRGSRVLYHFLSSQQLENVCWQRDGCLIVSCHSDGSYCQWPMSGDVQQPEPLPSYMPYGPFPCKAITKIFWLTTKKGLPFTIFQGGMPRASYGDRHCISVIHGSQQTAFDFTSRVIDFTVLAEADPTAAFDDPYALVVLAEEELVVIDLKVAGWPLVQPPYLASLHCSAITCSHHVSNIPLKLWERVITAGSRQSTQFSSMEWPIDGGTNLAPAPPQRDLLLTGHEDGTVRFWDASGVCLRLLYKLSTVPVFLTDADPNESLHTQGEDEWPPLRKVGSFDPYSDDPRLGIQKIFLCKYSGYLAVAGTAGQVLVLELNDEAAEHTVEQVEADLLQDQEGYRWKGHERLCARRGPVHFEPGFQPFVLVQCQPPAVVTSLALHSEWRLVAFGTSHGFGLVDHQQRRQVFVKCTLHPSDQLALEGPLSRVKSLKKSLRQSFRRIRRSRASTRKRRPAGLPGEVPEAKTERAGLQNMELAPVQRKIEARSAEDSFTGFVRTLYFADTYLRDSSRHCPSLWAGTNGGTVYAFSLRVPPAERRMDEPVRAEQTKEIQLMHRAPVVGILVLDGHSVPLPEPLEVAHDLSKSPDMQGSHQLLVVSEEQFKVFTLPKVSAKLKLKLTALEGSRVRRVSVAHFGSCRTEDYGEHHLAVLTNLGDVQVVSLPLLKPQVRFSCIRREDVSGIASCVFTKYGQGFYLISPSEFERFSLSTKWLVEPRCLVESAETKNHSCPHNGAGHEKAVGRARNSGSQSDGEERMPGPVMEHALLNDERVLKEIQSTLEGDRASYGDWHSRRMAVGYSLSNGGAE, encoded by the exons ACCGTGGAGCATGGCTTCCCGCACCAGCCCAGCGCCCTTGGCTACAGCCCCTCACTGCGCTTGCTGGCCATTGGCACTCGCTCTGGAGCCATCAAGCT CTACGGCGCCCCTGGGGTAGAATTCATGGGACTGCATCGTGAGAACAACGCCGTGGTGCAGATCCACTTCCTGCTTGGACAG TGCCAGCTGGTCACCCTCTTGGACGACAACAGCCTGCATCTCTGGAGCCTGAAGGTCAAGGCTGGGGTCTCGGAGCTGCAGGAGGAGGAGAGCTTTACACTGCGCAGCCCCCCGGG GGCCGCCCCCAGTGCCACACAGATCACTGTGGTCCTGCCACACTCCTCCCGTGAGCTGCTGTACCTGGGCACTGAGAGTGGTGACGTGTTTGTGGTGCAGCTGCCGGCCTTCCGCGCGCTAGAGGACAAGACTGTCAGCTCAGACGCCGTGCTGCAGCG GTTGCCAGAGGAGGCCCGTCACCGGCGGGTGTTTGAGATGGTGGAGGCCCTGCAGGAGCACCCTCGAGACCCCAATCAGATCCTGGTCGGCTATAGCCGGGGCCTCGTCGTTGTCTGGGACCTGCGGGGCAGCCGTGTGCTCTACCACTTCCTTAGCAGCCAG CAACTGGAGAACGTCTGCTGGCAGCGTGATGGCTGTCTGATTGTCAGCTGCCATTCTGACGGCAGCTACTGCCAGTGGCCCATGTCTGGTGATGTCCAGCAACCGGAGCCCTTGCCCAGCTACATGCCTTACG GTCCCTTTCCTTGCAAAGCTATTACCAAAATCTTCTGGCTGACTACCAAGAAGGG GTTGCCCTTCACCATCTTCCAGGGTGGCATGCCAAGGGCCAGCTATGGGGACCGCCACTGCATCTCGGTGATCCATGGCAGCCAGCAGACGGCCTTTGACTTCACCTCCCGTGTCATTGACTTCACGGTCCTCGCCGAGGCGGACCCCACGGCTG CCTTTGACGACCCCTACGCCCTGGTGGTGCTGGCCGAGGAGGAGCTGGTGGTGATTGACCTGAAGGTGGCCGGCTGGCCACTAGTGCAGCCACCCTACCTGGCTTCCCTGCACTGCTCCGCCATCACCTGCTCCCACCACGTCTCCAACATCCCCCTGAAGCTGTGGGAGCGCGTCATCACTGCCGGCAGCCGGCAGAGCACGCAGTTCTCCAGCATG GAGTGGCCCATTGATGGGGGCACCAACctggccccagccccaccccagaggGACCTGCTGCTCACGGG GCATGAGGACGGCACTGTGCGGTTCTGGGATGCCTCGGGCGTCTGCTTGCGGCTCCTCTACAAGCTCAGCACCGTACCAGTGTTCCTCACTGATGCGGACCCCAACGAGAGCCTCCACACTCAGGGCGAGGATGAGTGGCCCCCACTACGCAAG GTGGGCTCTTTCGACCCCTACAGTGATGACCCTCGGCTGGGCATCCAGAAGATTTTCCTCTGCAAATACAGCGGCTACCTGGCTGTGGCGGGCACAGCAGGGCAG GTGCTGGTGCTGGAGCTGAACGACGAGGCTGCGGAGCACACAGTGGAGCAGGTAGAGGCAGACCTGCTGCAGGACCAGGAGGGCTACCGCTGGAAGGGGCACGAACGCCTGTGTGCCCGCCGGGGGCCTGTGCACTTCGAACCCggcttccagccttttgtgctggTGCAGTGCCAGCCCCCGGCCGTTGTCACCTCCCTGGCCCTACATTCCGAGTGGCGGCTTGTGGCCTTTGGCACCAGCCATGGCTTCGGCCTCGTCGACCACCAGCAGCGGCGGCAGGTCTTTGTCAA GTGCACGCTGCATCCCAGTGACCAGCTGGCCTTGGAGGGCCCCCTGTCCCGTGTGAAGTCCCTGAAGAAATCCCTGCGCCAGTCATTCCGCCGGATACGCCGCAGCAGGGCATCCACCCGGAAGCGGCGGCCAGCTGGCCTCCCAGGAGAG GTGCCAGAGGCCAAGACAGAGCGCGCTGGCCTGCAGAACATGGAGCTGGCACCTGTGCAGCGCAAGATCGAGGCCCGCTCGGCCGAGGACTCCTTCACCGGCTTTGTCCGCACCCTCTACTTTGCCGACACCTACCTGAGGGACA GCTCCCGCCACTGCCCGTCACTGTGGGCTGGCACCAATGGCGGTACTGTCTACGCCTTCTCCCTGCGCGTGCCCCCTGCCGAGCGGAGGATGGATGAGCCCGTGCGGGCAGAGCAGA CCAAGGAGATCCAGCTGATGCACCGTGCACCTGTGGTGGGCATCCTAGTGCTGGACGGACACAGCGTGCCCCTTCCAGAGCCCCTGGAGGTGGCCCACGACCTGTCAAAGAGCCCAGACATGCAAGGAAGTCACCAGCTACTGGTTGTGTCGGAGGAGCAGTTCAAG GTGTTTACACTACCCAAGGTCAGTgccaagctgaagctgaagctgaCGGCCCTGGAGGGCTCGCGGGTGCGGCGGGTCAGCGTGGCCCACTTCGGCAGCTGTCGAACTGAGGATTATGGGGAGCATCACCTGGCTGTCCTCACCAACCTGGGCGACGTCCAGGTGGTCTCGCTGCCCCTGCTCAAGCCCCAGGTGCGCTTCAGCTGCATCCGCCGGGAGGATGTTAGTGGCATCGCCTCCTGTGTCTTCACCAAATATGGCCAAG GTTTCTACCTGATCTCCCCCTCGGAGTTTGAGCGCTTCTCTCTCTCCACTAAGTGGCTGGTTGAGCCCCGGTGTCTGGTGGAATCAGCAGAAACCAAGAACCACAGTTGCCCCCACAATGGGGCGGGCCATGAGAAGGCTGTGGGCCGAGCCAG GAACTCAGGGAGCCAGAGTGATGGAGAGG AGAGGATGCCAGGCCCCGTGATGGAGCACGCGCTGCTCAATGACGAGA GAGTGCTGAAGGAGATCCAGAGCACACTGGAGGGAGACCGAGC GAGCTATGGGGATTGGCATTCCCGGAGAATGGCGGTGGGGTACAGCCTCAGCAATGGAGGAG CAGAGTGA